One part of the Amaranthus tricolor cultivar Red isolate AtriRed21 chromosome 16, ASM2621246v1, whole genome shotgun sequence genome encodes these proteins:
- the LOC130803251 gene encoding uncharacterized protein LOC130803251, with protein MAVFLSSIPSFFHPSSSYAKLPSLSHKSLIFPLKPTLKNYSLLLNRHGFRCCVSSQEDSTDTVDERRIYEEDVEAAEIGDKKVWESVVNLTKFYKEAVLAGDYHTIAEIETAFCKLETEKNELVQKLATMTEEISSGKEKYIRLQADFDNFRKRYEKERLSVQNNAKGEVIESFLPMVDNFERAKQQIKPETDREKQIDTSYQGIYKQFVEVMRSLRVAAIATVGKPFDPSLHEAIARGESEEFKEGIVIQEFRRGFLLGDRLLRPAMVKVSSGPGKKKDTDAQPATAAVVDEH; from the exons ATGGCTGTTTTTCTTTCAAGCATTCCTTCTTTTTTTCACCCTTCATCTTCATATGCTAAGCTACCTTCATTATCCCACAAATCTCTAATCTTCCCTCTCAAGCCTACTCTCAAAAATTATTCTCTTCTCCTTAATCGCCATGGTTTTAGGTGCTGTGTTTCTTCCCAAGAAGACTCAACGGACACT GTGGATGAGAGAAGGATATATGAGGAAGATGTGGAAGCGGCGGAGATAGGTGATAAGAAGGTATGGGAAAGTGTGGTAAATCTTACTAAATTCTACAAGGAAGCTGTTTTAGCTGGGGATTACCACACTATTGCTGAAATAGAGACGGCATTTTGCAAACTAGAAACTGAAAAGAATGAGTTGGTCCAGAAATTAGCCACAATGACAGAAGAGATCTCTTCTGGAAAGGAGAAATATATCCGCCTACAAGCTGATTTTGATAACTTTAGAAAGAGATACGAAAAGGAGAGACTTTCGGTTCAAAACAACGCGAAGGGGGAGGTTATTGAAAGTTTTCTTCCAATGGTGGACAATTTTGAGAGAGCAAAGCAGCAGATCAAACCTGAAACTGACAGGGAAAAACAGATTGATACAAGTTATCAGGGCATATACAAGCAGTTTGTAGAGGTCATGAGGAGTTTACGGGTAGCTGCCATAGCGACTGTGGGGAAGCCTTTTGATCCATCT TTGCATGAGGCAATAGCAAGAGGGGAGTCTGAAGAGTTCAAGGAAGGAATTGTAATCCAAGAATTTAGGCGTGGTTTTCTGCTCGGTGATCGGCTTTTGAGACCCGCAATGGTTAAAGTTTCTTCTGGTCCTGGTAAGAAGAAAGATACTGATGCGCAACCCGCTACTGCTGCTGTTGTGGATGAACATTAA